A single Calypte anna isolate BGI_N300 chromosome 24, bCalAnn1_v1.p, whole genome shotgun sequence DNA region contains:
- the RNF26 gene encoding E3 ubiquitin-protein ligase RNF26 has protein sequence MDLLFVLLRGLRLALDLLVLVLDVNFFLVSSLVSALLWLLAAACSLAAAAAAGVVACWDGLLLGLSSVARAAGCLATGGLQGLAGLLRGCCCGLEGLKVAGHLLSHLGLRGRELLHRGFCGLLGCGQALARQVCEGLAIGTSLLAYLVNSLVNVCLIGTQNLFTLLVALWDSLAGPFLRVTDLLAAFLAHVSSGTIAISILLWSPCQLALELLAAGAELFVSIFFVNVYGLGLLLLIVAVGAFIFNPGLLWTLTGYVLGYFQTLPSYHRLQRDVWRLYQVAVLTLGMAVTSQAWRRLVDWSLQVTDWSRGGDSDRGGQAAPRAMGPGRLAVEGVWQLPAQQEDQQMGAGQVPQPRPALSRSAGVGQRPQTAREEPSTSRGRAPRRQELNAADGDGEGAPDDDPWMLLKEQEERKKCVICQDQTKTVLLLPCRHLCLCQDCTEVLLQQAIYQRNCPLCRQMILQTLNVYL, from the coding sequence ATGGACCTCCTGTTCGTGCTGCTGCGCGGGCTGCGGCTGGCCCTGGATCTGCTGGTCCTGGTGCTGGACGTCAACTTCTTCCTGGTGTCCTCGCTGGTCTCTGCGCTGCTCTGGCTCCTCGCCGCCGCCTGCAGCCtcgcagccgccgccgccgccggggtTGTGGCGTGCTGGGACGGGCTGCTCCTCGGGCTGAGCTCCGTAGCCCGGGCAGCCGGCTGCCTGGCGACGGGCGGGCTGCAGGGGCTGGCGGGGCTGCTGCGCGGTTGCTGCTGCGGCCTGGAGGGGCTGAAGGTGGCCGGGCACCTCCTGTCGCACCTGGGGCTGcggggcagggagctgctgcaccGCGGGTTCTGCGGGCTCCTGGGCTGCGGGCAAGCCCTGGCCCGGCAGGTCTGCGAGGGCCTGGCCATCGGCACCAGCCTGCTGGCTTACCTGGTCAACAGCCTGGTCAACGTCTGCCTCATCGGCACGCAGAACCTCTTCACGCTGCTGGTGGCTCTCTGGGACTCCCTGGCCGGCCCTTTCCTCAGGGTCACCGACCTGCTGGCCGCTTTCCTCGCCCACGTCTCCAGCGGCACCATCgccatctccatcctcctctgGTCACCTTGCCAGTTGGCCTTGGAGCTCTTGGCTGCCGGCGCCGAGCTCTTCGTCAGCATCTTCTTCGTCAACGTCTACGGCCTGGGCTTGCTCCTCCTCATCGTCGCCGTCGGAGCTTTCATTTTCAACCCTGGGTTGCTCTGGACTCTGACGGGCTACGTGCTGGGCTACTTCCAAACCTTGCCTTCCTACCACCGCCTGCAGAGGGACGTCTGGAGGCTCTACCAGGTGGCAGTCCTCACCCTGGGCATGGCCGTCACCTCCCAGGCCTGGCGCAGGTTGGTGGATTGGAGCCTGCAGGTGACCGACTGGAGCCGGGGAGGGGACAGCGACCGAGGGGGGCAGGCGGCCCCGAGGGCCATGGGTCCCGGCAGGCTGGCGGTGGAAGGGGTCTGGCAactgccagcccagcaggaggaCCAGCAGATGGGTGCCGGGCAGGTACCACAGCCACGTCCTGCTCTCAGCCGAAGTGCTGGGGTGGGACAACGTCCCCAGACAGCCAGGGAGGAACCGAGCACCTCCCGGGGAAGAGCTCCCCGGAGGCAGGAGCTGAACGCGGcggatggggatggagagggtGCTCCGGATGATGACCCTTGGATGCTGCTGAAAGAACAAGAGGAACGTAAGAAATGCGTCATCTGTCAAGACCAAACCAAGACAGTTCTGCTTCTGCCCTGCAGGCACCTCTGCCTCTGTCAGGACTGCACAGAagtcctgctccagcaggcCATTTACCAACGCAACTGCCCGCTGTGCCGCCAGATGATCCTCCAGACCCTCAATGTCTACCTGTGA